The following proteins are co-located in the Trichormus variabilis 0441 genome:
- a CDS encoding hydantoinase/oxoprolinase family protein, protein MLKVFADRGGTFTDIVAVTHNPEIVERLSKSNERFLIVPLPNQEWIIVYKLLSENPEQYQDAVIQGIRDIIGLADNQPIPDAAIEVVKMGTTVATNALLERKGDRVVLLITKGFKDALRIGYQNRPNIFARQIILPTMLYEQVVEVEERYDAQGKELTPVNIVQLKEDLQAVYHTGIRSCAIVLMHSDRYPTHERQVAEIAQEIGFTQISISHQVSPLMKLVSRGDTTVVDAYLTPILRRYVNQVSSQLPHIRLMFMKSDGGLTDADKFQGKDSILSGPAGGIVGAIQTSKRAGFDLVITFDMGGTSTDVAHFKGEYERQLDSEIAGARMRVPVLAINTIAAGGGSILFFDGSSYRVGPESAGSNPGPACYRRGGNLAVTDANVMLGKIHPQYFPSVFGNNGNLPLDKDIVIEKFTQLAQDIASITGNHRTPEQVAAGFIAIAVENMANAIKKISLQRGYDVTDYVLCCFGGAGAQVACLIADTLGMKKIFLHPYAGVLSAYGMGLADIRATRVAGVEQPLTEELIPQLLPLMEFLEIQAKNEFSNEQTTNEEIIIKKLNLKYAGTNSTLTVAFSSNVTTMKQEFEIEHKSRYGFIQSAKSLIVESLSVEVIQKINTPDEPLITRTRPIDAAPKSVETVQMFTADQWNDTPVYRREDLQPEDNISGPAIIIEKISTIVVEPSWQARLNKHNHLILQRF, encoded by the coding sequence ATGTTAAAAGTATTTGCTGACCGGGGTGGTACATTCACAGATATTGTTGCTGTTACCCATAATCCAGAGATCGTAGAGAGATTATCAAAGTCAAACGAACGTTTTTTGATTGTTCCTCTACCTAATCAAGAATGGATAATAGTATATAAATTACTCTCCGAAAATCCTGAGCAATATCAAGACGCAGTTATCCAGGGTATCCGAGATATTATAGGGCTTGCGGATAATCAACCCATTCCTGATGCAGCAATAGAAGTAGTTAAAATGGGAACAACAGTAGCAACAAATGCGCTGTTGGAACGAAAAGGAGATAGGGTTGTCCTACTGATTACCAAAGGATTTAAAGATGCGTTAAGAATCGGCTATCAAAATCGTCCGAATATTTTCGCTCGGCAAATTATTTTACCGACAATGCTTTATGAACAGGTAGTGGAAGTAGAGGAACGCTATGATGCCCAAGGCAAGGAATTAACACCTGTCAATATTGTACAATTAAAAGAAGATTTACAAGCAGTTTACCATACAGGAATTCGTAGTTGTGCCATTGTTTTGATGCACAGCGATCGCTACCCTACTCACGAACGACAAGTAGCCGAAATTGCCCAAGAAATTGGCTTTACTCAAATCTCCATTTCCCACCAAGTTAGTCCCTTAATGAAGTTGGTAAGTCGAGGAGATACAACAGTAGTTGATGCTTATTTAACTCCGATTCTGCGGCGCTATGTCAACCAAGTATCTAGTCAGTTACCTCATATCAGATTAATGTTTATGAAATCTGATGGCGGTTTAACTGATGCTGATAAATTTCAGGGAAAAGATAGTATTTTAAGCGGCCCGGCTGGCGGTATAGTTGGGGCAATTCAAACTAGTAAAAGAGCAGGCTTTGATTTAGTAATCACCTTTGATATGGGGGGTACAAGTACAGATGTTGCCCATTTTAAAGGTGAGTATGAACGTCAATTAGACTCAGAAATTGCTGGCGCACGAATGCGAGTTCCCGTATTAGCAATTAACACAATTGCTGCTGGCGGCGGTTCAATTTTATTTTTTGATGGTTCTAGTTACCGAGTCGGGCCAGAATCGGCTGGTTCAAATCCGGGGCCTGCTTGTTATCGGCGTGGTGGGAATTTGGCTGTCACAGATGCCAATGTAATGTTAGGTAAAATTCACCCGCAATATTTCCCTTCTGTGTTTGGAAATAATGGCAATTTACCTTTAGATAAAGATATTGTCATTGAAAAATTTACTCAACTAGCTCAAGATATTGCATCCATTACAGGAAATCATCGTACACCAGAACAAGTAGCGGCTGGATTTATCGCCATAGCAGTAGAAAATATGGCAAATGCGATTAAAAAAATCAGTTTGCAACGCGGTTATGATGTTACTGATTATGTTCTTTGCTGTTTCGGTGGCGCAGGCGCACAAGTTGCTTGTTTAATTGCTGATACATTAGGTATGAAAAAGATATTCCTTCATCCTTATGCTGGAGTACTTTCCGCTTATGGTATGGGATTAGCTGATATCCGTGCTACCAGAGTCGCAGGGGTAGAACAACCTCTAACTGAAGAATTAATCCCTCAATTATTGCCGTTGATGGAGTTTTTAGAAATTCAAGCCAAAAATGAATTTAGCAATGAGCAAACAACTAATGAAGAGATAATAATAAAAAAATTAAATTTAAAATATGCAGGAACCAACTCTACTTTGACAGTAGCCTTTTCCTCAAATGTGACGACAATGAAACAAGAATTTGAGATAGAACATAAATCTCGTTATGGTTTCATCCAGTCAGCCAAAAGCCTAATTGTTGAATCTCTGTCAGTAGAAGTAATTCAAAAAATAAATACTCCTGACGAACCATTAATTACTCGTACTCGTCCGATAGATGCAGCACCCAAATCTGTGGAAACAGTCCAAATGTTTACAGCAGATCAATGGAATGATACACCCGTTTACCGCCGAGAAGATTTACAGCCAGAAGATAATATTAGCGGCCCTGCTATCATCATCGAAAAAATTAGCACGATTGTAGTTGAACCTAGTTGGCAGGCAAGATTAAATAAACACAATCATTTGATTTTACAACGATTTTAA
- a CDS encoding PadR family transcriptional regulator, with amino-acid sequence MGLSQAILTCLIDAPHSGYDLSKVFSESVGYFWQASQQQIYRELGKLESTGLIVSEVIPREGRLDKKVYSITEQGKQHLIEWMHKPSEPDVVREDLLVKIFSGGLVPVNLLIEDVIRHRRIHLEKLLTYGEIQNGKCPYPKELNKDEKLKNLVLKAGIKYEQAWIEWCDDALEVLKNLSEAGR; translated from the coding sequence ATGGGTTTATCGCAAGCAATCCTGACCTGTTTAATTGACGCACCCCACAGTGGTTATGATCTTTCTAAAGTTTTCAGCGAGTCTGTAGGTTATTTTTGGCAAGCTTCCCAGCAACAAATCTACAGAGAACTGGGTAAATTGGAGTCTACTGGTTTAATTGTGTCCGAGGTGATTCCCCGTGAAGGTCGCCTGGATAAAAAAGTGTACTCGATCACCGAACAGGGAAAGCAGCACCTGATTGAGTGGATGCACAAACCCAGCGAACCTGATGTAGTCAGAGAAGATTTGTTAGTCAAAATTTTTTCCGGTGGTCTAGTACCAGTCAATCTGCTGATAGAAGATGTCATACGTCATCGCCGAATCCATTTAGAAAAATTACTTACTTATGGAGAGATTCAGAATGGGAAATGTCCTTACCCGAAAGAACTAAATAAGGATGAAAAATTGAAAAATTTAGTCTTAAAAGCAGGAATTAAATATGAGCAAGCTTGGATAGAGTGGTGTGATGATGCACTTGAAGTTTTAAAAAATCTATCGGAAGCAGGAAGATGA